From one Triticum urartu cultivar G1812 chromosome 3, Tu2.1, whole genome shotgun sequence genomic stretch:
- the LOC125546051 gene encoding protein CYSTEINE-RICH TRANSMEMBRANE MODULE 3-like yields the protein MENNRSNQQAPPPPPGYPTAAAEQGQAGGKKGGRASTKSRGEKGFIEGCLAALCCCWICEMCCD from the exons ATGGAGAACAACAGGAGCAACCAGCAGGCTCCTCCACCACCGCCAG GGTACCCAACGGCGGCTGCGGAGCAAGGCCAAGCGGGCGGGAAGAAGGGGGGGCGGGCGAGCACCAAATCCAGGGGCGAGAAGGGCTTCATCGAGGGGTG CCTGGCGGCGCTGTGCTGCTGCTGGATCTGCGAGATGTGCTGCGACTAA